The following are encoded in a window of Gossypium raimondii isolate GPD5lz chromosome 13, ASM2569854v1, whole genome shotgun sequence genomic DNA:
- the LOC105782500 gene encoding uncharacterized protein LOC105782500 — translation MGLERMDVGVKVRKFIVISVRTCCSFVCNHPFLVGLACFLIFLYRSFPLLFSFLVTASPVLVCTAVLLGTLLSFGSPNIPEIDEHEEENVSHEVSPLKTGVSEDDTVVKRDFTDDDFVVERHVGKMWDIVENAGEKVSLVDNEVNEVEEGVCSVLYKPLINDDLDSRNVHCENGMIDEVEGLLNHSLLEKMTGIWGEMLESERLSSMRRAEESQHLLADEVGDRNVELGDGKLTSNIDDVPRGNELDSSLVSSWKCVTGDEDAGDGDKDDDDNDDDDESSDSGSDGAESSSPDASLADISLMLDELHPLLGSEAIQAAQLSRHGLDSASESSHGSSDDESDESENKGEGENNEEEGGAKGDNEDESKSAIKWTEDDQKNLMDLGSLEVERNLRLDKLIARRRARKSMRLMAEKNLIDLDFADIPLNLAPISTSRGNPFDLPYSYDDLGLPPIPGSAPSNLQPRRNPFDLPYDSSEEKPDLKGDSFQEEFSGFNQRGTNSQREAFFSRHESFNVGSSSLGVPRQELKWKPYFVPEQLVTEGASPSLFQRQSSEVSESKMSSIPDSESVSSVVDEEDNKPNKQDVSRETELILNEDHVSVAEQESHSSDSDDVESVDVYQVENRDVHHDVVEITLGDGESHLEIEPVSEAGATNHSEHTASEAENRDVHHDTVVITLGDVARATTYVGLNATEVHPRTEPAEEDYSSRSSLSSLSEIDEKISDVKGVGSAGCEPRDNELKESGISKQPSFEESEFHFTSGVVDDNQHTESIFYSSFHPPSVETFLSFSTVSSDKQAEISEMGSPSMLVESIDEKHEAHGEMAEQGTSSFQVMHGGSSDLLNGNELRERDLPEISKHEVTFAGLTMVSSTSADYNASMVPEYVVEYVSREARSSSDEGLEEDVPNKEESSIQNHVDLLSLGAETTLAIDEGMGEVVDSSPEEQQHQRHPNESSEGNIWEEHKKESEMDQTQAPFSDSKTNTGCDEGVPSNSSHQDMSSRESPSSESEKQLLFGKDELPVDEHDKLEEPSIIATESTRGADIVNTDTNVHEVDDSEDKLSANFSSMTSGSSSLPSKIVVHTLPMDQEDLKEKVLKEIENEGPDEHFSYADVYAPRVDEENNNEEVDEIKEIDERILSELDTVGDFNVGEIGLPERSHVAYTESAMLADDMETETSVGLPVLETRSVEDIDLAFKQLHEGVDFEEVILPSMIKNQPDHADTNSDLPVVEARSLEDIHNALQQDPEPNLAQLPHSTDLRIGSSEVEQHVVVSSEEIEVSNAVSGIEEGCDNAAGEPKNEEEIEELKTETNVELPVLEARSVEDIDLAFKQLHEGVDVEEVILPSMIENLPDHTDTTSEFPVVEARSLDDIHNAFIKGPEPNPAELPHSADLRHGSSEVELHDVVSSNEIEVGQAVSGFEEHLENVAAGEPKKEYEEIEELKMETNAELPVLDARSVEDIDLAFKQLHEGVDVEEVVLASMIEDQLDHEDSTSKLPVVEARSLEDIHNAFQKGPEPNLAELPLSTDLRNGSSEMEQHDVVSNKEIEVGCAVSGIQENSQNSAGEPKNDHEETEEMKMETNAELPVLEARSLEDIDLAFKQFHEGVDVEEIILPSMIENQQGDADTNSDLPVVEARSLEDIQSAFQQGPESNLAEVPHSSGVEHPDVVSTEEIDGSSPVSGIQALSENVASGPKNENKEMVEKEMETEVVLPVLEAKSVEDIDVAFKQLHEGVDGEEIIIPSMIVNQQVHADISSTLPVVEARSLEDIHNAFQQGPKSNPGEQPHSSDLRIGSSKIERHDEISTKEIEASDVVSGFQEHAENAAGEPEQKHHEE, via the exons TTAGGAAATTTATAGTAATATCAGTTAGAACATGTTGTAGTTTTGTTTGTAATCATCCATTTTTGGTTGGTTTGGCTtgctttttaatatttttgtatagaTCATTTCCTttgttgttttcctttttggttACTGCATCTCCTGTTTTGGTTTGCACTGCTGTATTGCTTGGTACCCTTTTGAGTTTCGGGTCACCGAACATACCTGAAATCGACGAACATGAAGAAGAGAATGTTAGTCATGAAGTTTCTCCATTGAAAACTGGGGTCAGTGAGGATGATACTGTTGTCAAAAGAGATTTCactgatgatgattttgttgtAGAAAGACATGTAGGGAAGATGTGGGATATTGTAGAGAATGCCGGCGAGAAAGTCAGTTTAGTTGATAATGAGGTCAATGAAGTGGAGGAAGGTGTCTGTTCGGTTCTTTATAAGCCGTTAATCAATGATGATTTGGATTCTAGGAATGTTCATTGTGAGAATGGGATGATTGATGAGGTGGAGGGACTGTTGAATCATTCTTTGTTGGAGAAGATGACGGGAATTTGGGGGGAGATGCTAGAGAGTGAACGGTTGTCGAGTATGAGGAGGGCTGAGGAGAGTCAACATCTTTTGGCAGATGAAGTAGGAGATAGAAATGTTGAATTGGGTGATGGAAAACTCACATCCAATATCGATGATGTTCCGAGGGGTAATGAATTGGATTCTTCTCTGGTGTCATCTTGGAAATGCGTTACGGGTGACGAGGATGCTGGTGATGGTGATAAGGATGACGACGACAATGACGACGATGATGAATCTTCCGATTCTGGATCTGATGGTGCTGAGAGTTCCTCTCCCGATGCTTCACTGGCAGATATAAGTCTGATGCTTGATGAGTTGCATCCGCTTTTGGGCTCGGAAGCTATACAGGCTGCTCAGTTGTCTCGTCATGGTTTGGATTCGGCGTCTGAGAGTTCTCATGGTAGTAGTGATGATGAAAGTGATGAGTCAGAAAATAAGGGAGAGGGAGAAAATAATGAGGAAGAAGGTGGAGCAAAGGGAGATAACGAGGATGAAAGTAAATCTGCCATTAAATGGACAGAGGATGATCAGAAAAATCTCATGGATTTAGGGAGTTTAGAGGTTGAAAGAAACCTACGATTGGATAAGCTTATTGCAAGGAGAAGAGCTCGTAAAAGTATGAGATTGATGGCAGAGAAGAATCTAATAGACTTGGATTTTGCTGATATTCCCTTAAACTTAGCACCAATTTCAACCTCAAGAGGTAACCCTTTTGACCTTCCATATTCCTATGATGACCTTGGATTACCTCCCATTCCTGGGTCAGCTCCATCCAATTTGCAGCCCCGAAGAAACCCTTTTGATCTTCCTTATGACTCGAGTGAGGAAAAACCTGATCTTAAAGGAGACAGTTTCCAAGAAGAGTTTTCAGGTTTTAATCAAAGGGGAACTAATTCCCAAAGAGAGGCCTTCTTTAGTAGACACGAAAGCTTTAATGTCGGATCATCTTCTTTAGGTGTTCCTCGGCAAGAGCTTAAGTGGAAACCTTACTTTGTTCCGGAGCAATTAGTAACAGAAGGAGCTAGCCCTTCCTTATTCCAGAGGCAGTCAAGTGAAGTTAGCGAGTCGAAGATGAGTTCCATTCCTGATTCGGAATCAGTGAGTTCAGTTGTGGATGAGGAGGACAACAAGCCAAATAAGCAAGATGTTTCTCGAGAAACTGAACTGATCTTGAATGAAGATCATGTTTCTGTCGCTGAACAAGAGAGCCATTCATCTGATTCTGACGATGTTGAGTCCGTGGATGTCTACCAAGTCGAGAATAGAGATGTTCATCATGATGTGGTTGAGATCACATTGGGAGACGGAGAAAGTCACCTGGAAATTGAACCAGTGTCTGAAGCTGGTGCTACAAATCATTCAGAACACACTGCTAGTGAAGCCGAGAACAGAGATGTTCATCATGATACGGTTGTGATAACATTGGGAGATGTAGCTCGAGCAACTACTTATGTGGGACTCAATGCAACTGAAGTTCATCCCAGAACTGAGCCAGCTGAGGAGGATTATAGCAGTAGATCAAGTTTGTCATCATTATCAGAAATTGATGAAAAGATATCAGATGTCAAAGGAGTCGGATCTGCAGGTTGTGAACCCAGAGATAATGAGCTTAAAGAATCTGGCATTTCTAAACAACCATCATTTGAGGAATCAGAGTTTCATTTTACAAGTGGGGTGGTGGATGATAATCAACATACGGAGTCCATTTTTTATTCTAGTTTTCACCCTCCATCAGTTGAGACTTTCCTCTCATTTTCAACTGTCTCTTCTGACAAACAGGCTGAGATATCTGAAATGGGTTCACCCTCAATGTTGGTTGAATCTATTGATGAGAAACATGAAGCACATGGTGAAATGGCTGAGCAGGGTACTTCTAGTTTTCAAGTGATGCATGGAGGCTCCTCAGATTTACTTAATGGAAATGAACTGAGGGAAAGGGATCTGCCAGAGATTAGTAAGCATGAAGTTACTTTTGCTGGCTTGACAATGGTTTCTTCCACTTCTGCCGATTATAATGCATCAATGGTGCCTGAATATGTGGTTGAATATGTTTCAAGAGAGGCAAGGTCATCTTCGGATGAGGGATTAGAGGAGGATGTGCCAAATAAGGAAGAAAGCTCTATCCAGAACCACGTGGACTTATTGAGCCTTGGTGCAGAGACAACTCTTGCCATTGATGAAGGAATGGGTGAGGTGGTGGATTCTTCACCTGAGGAACAACAGCATCAAAGGCACCCCAATGAATCTTCAGAGGGTAACATCTGGGAGGAGCATAAAAAGGAATCTGAAATGGATCAAACCCAAGCGCCATTTTCTGATTCAAAGACCAATACAGGTTGTGATGAGGGAGTTCCTTCAAACTCTAGCCATCAAGATATGTCTTCTAGAGAAAGTCCTTCATCAGAATCAGAGAAACAACTGTTGTTTGGTAAAGATGAACTGCCTGTTGATGAACATGATAAGCTCGAG GAACCATCTATAATTGCAACCGAGTCTACAAGGGGAGCAGACATTGTCAACACTGACACTAATGTGCATGAAGTTGATGATTCTGAGGACAAACTTTCAGCAAATTTCTCTTCGATGACTTCAGGATCTTCTTCCTTACCTTCTAAAATTGTCGTACATACTTTGCCAATGGATCAAGAAGATTTGAAAGAGAAGGTcctaaaagaaattgaaaatgaggGCCCTGATGAACACTTTAGTTATGCCGATGTATATGCCCCTCGTGTTGATGAGgaaaataataatgaagaaGTTGATGAGATTAAAGAAATCGATGAAAGAATACTCTCTGAACTGGACACCGTTGGGGACTTTAATGTTGGGGAAATTGGTTTACCGGAGAGATCTCATGTTGCCTATACTGAATCTGCAATGTTAGCAGATGATATGGAGACCGAGACCAGTGTGGGACTGCCTGTTCTTGAAACAAGATCAGTAGAAGATATTGATTTGGCATTTAAGCAACTTCATGAAGGAGTGGATTTTGAGGAAGTAATTCTTCCAAGTATGATTAAGAATCAGCCGGATCATGCAGATACCAACTCGGATTTACCTGTTGTTGAGGCGAGATCTCTGGAGGATATACATAATGCTTTGCAACAAGACCCAGAACCTAATCTAGCTCAGCTGCCACATTCCACAGACTTGAGGATTGGATCATCAGAAGTAGAGCAGCATGTTGTTGTTTCTTCTGAAGAGATCGAAGTTAGTAATGCTGTCTCTGGTATTGAAGAAGGTTGTGATAATGCTGCTGGTGAACccaaaaatgaagaagaaatagaaGAACTAAAGACAGAAACCAATGTGGAGCTACCTGTTCTTGAAGCAAGATCGGTTGAAGATATTGATTTGGCTTTTAAGCAACTTCATGAAGGAGTGGATGTTGAGGAAGTAATTCTTCCAAGTATGATTGAGAATCTGCCAGATCATACAGATACCACTTCAGAATTTCCTGTTGTCGAGGCAAGATCTCTGGATGATATACATAATGCTTTCATAAAAGGACCGGAACCTAATCCAGCTGAGCTGCCGCATTCAGCAGACTTGAGGCATGGATCATCAGAAGTAGAGCTGCATGATGTGGTTTCTTCTAATGAGATTGAAGTTGGCCAAGCAGTCTCTGGCTTTGAAGAACATCTTGAGAATGTTGCTGCTGGTGAACCAAAAAAAGAATATGAAGAAATAGAAGAATTGAAGATGGAGACCAATGCGGAGCTGCCTGTTCTGGATGCAAGATCGGTTGAAGATATTGATTTGGCTTTTAAGCAACTTCATGAAGGTGTAGATGTTGAGGAAGTAGTTCTTGCAAGCATGATTGAGGATCAGCTGGATCATGAAGATTCCACTTCAAAGTTACCTGTTGTCGAGGCAAGATCTCTGGAGGATATACATAATGCTTTCCAAAAAGGTCCAGAACCTAATCTGGCCGAGCTGCCACTTTCCACAGACTTGAGAAATGGATCATCAGAAATGGAGCAGCATGATGTGGTTTCTAATAAAGAGATTGAAGTTGGTTGTGCCGTCTCTGGCATTCAAGAAAATAGTCAGAATTCTGCCGGTGAACCAAAAAATGACCATGAAGAAACAGAGGAAATGAAGATGGAGACCAATGCAGAGCTGCCTGTTCTTGAAGCAAGATCATTGGAAGACATCGATTTGGCTTTTAAGCAATTTCATGAAGGAGTTGATGTTGAGGAAATAATTCTTCCAAGCATGATTGAGAATCAGCAGGGTGATGCAGATACCAATTCGGATTTACCAGTTGTTGAGGCGAGATCTCTGGAGGATATACAGAGTGCTTTTCAACAAGGCCCCGAATCTAATCTAGCTGAGGTGCCACATTCCTCAGGAGTAGAGCATCCTGATGTGGTTTCTACTGAAGAGATTGATGGTAGTAGTCCCGTCTCTGGTATTCAAGCACTGAGTGAGAATGTTGCCAGTGGaccaaaaaatgaaaacaaagaaatgGTAGAAAAAGAGATGGAGACTGAGGTGGTGCTACCTGTACTTGAAGCAAAATCAGTGGAAGACATTGATGTGGCGTTTAAGCAACTTCATGAAGGGGTAGATGGGGAGGAAATAATTATTCCAAGTATGATTGTGAACCAACAGGTTCATGCAGACATCAGTTCAACATTACCTGTTGTCGAGGCAAGATCTCTGGAGGATATACATAATGCTTTCCAACAAGGCCCTAAATCTAATCCAGGCGAGCAGCCACATTCTTCGGACTTAAGGATTGGATCATCAAAAATAGAAAGGCATGATGAGATTTCAACAAAAGAGATCGAAGCTAGTGATGTAGTCTCTGGTTTTCAAGAACATGCTGAGAATGCTGCTGGTGAGCCAGAACAGAAACATCATGAGGAGTGA
- the LOC105783734 gene encoding uncharacterized protein LOC105783734, translating into MRSGTGIGTVRRRLHHSDVGGIRNENYETSGLDGLDEPLLGKRDYDDKHSEGKVMEEIWDDERKKEQLHWTLLFSNLIAQWAQWIANLVFGSGSFIVRHLPLLSNTKNRSNPKFIVPTLSPLQEERLRNLQQRLGVPFDGSRVDHQDALKLLWRLAYPNRELPPLKSELWKDMGWQGPDPSTDFRGGGFISLENLIFFAKKYPESFQRLLHKQDGNRADWEYPFAVAGINISFMLTQMLDLQSGKPSSLAGIRFLKLLGEDEMAFDDLYCVAFQMMDAQWLVKRASYMEFNDVLKSTRTQLERELSLEDVSSVKDLPAYNLLRR; encoded by the exons ATGAGGTCTGGCACCGGCATTGGCACTGTGAGAAGGCGGCTTCATCACAGCGATGTTGGCGGTATAAGGAACGAAAATTATGAGACGTCCGGATTAGATGGTTTAGATGAACCTTTGTTAGGGAAACGTGATTATGATGACAAACATTCTGAG gGGAAGGTGATGGAGGAAATTTGGGATGATGAGAGAAAGAAGGAACAGTTACATTGGACGCTTTTGTTCTCAAACTTGATCGCGCAATGGGCGCAATGGATAG CAAACCTTGTCTTTGGATCTGGATCATTTATTGTACGACATTTACCTCTACTTTCTAACACCAAAAATAGATCAAACCCGAAATTTATCGTGCCTACTCTTAGCCCTTTACAG GAAGAAAGGTTGAGAAATCTACAGCAAAGACTGGGAGTCCCGTTTGATGGATCTCGGGTGGATCATCAA GATGCTCTTAAGCTGTTATGGAGATTGGCTTATCCTAACAGGGAGCTTCCACCTCTTAAATCAGAGCTTTGGAAGGACATGGGTTGGCAAGGGCCAGATCCTTCCACAGATTTTCG GGGTGGGGGGTTCATATCATTGGAGAATCTCATATTTTTTGCCAAGAAATATCCG GAATCTTTTCAAAGGTTGTTGCACAAACAAGATGGAAACCGAGCTGATTGGGAATATCCATTTGCTGTAGCTGGtatcaacatttcatttatGTTAACACAGATGTTGGATCTGCAATCAG GAAAACCATCTTCCCTGGCTGGAATTCGATTCTTAAAACTACTGGGGGAAGACGAAATGGCATTCGATGATCTTTATTGTGTAGCCTTTCAGATGATGGATGCACAATGGCTTGTGAAACGGGCTTCGTACATGGAATTCAAC GATGTTCTGAAATCTACAAGAACACAATTAGAACGAGAGCTCTCACTAGAAGATGTCTCCAGTGTGAAAGATTTACCGGCCTACAATCTCCTGAGAAGGTGA